Proteins encoded together in one Aerosakkonema funiforme FACHB-1375 window:
- a CDS encoding pentapeptide repeat-containing protein, producing the protein GNANFNWANLKGANLEGANLKGAKMPDGRIHNDYLESANYLSA; encoded by the coding sequence GGCAATGCTAATTTCAATTGGGCAAACTTGAAAGGAGCAAATTTGGAGGGAGCAAATTTGAAGGGAGCAAAAATGCCAGATGGCAGGATACACAATGATTACTTGGAATCTGCCAACTATCTAAGTGCTTGA
- a CDS encoding P-II family nitrogen regulator — protein MSTPLTSGVLVTMIGEAVLQDRLINLLTKLRVSGYTIIPAQGAGSHGRRMGDMAGYNTNIEIKTIVTPEISTQLFEDLKPLQSNHALIAFRQTVDGLFD, from the coding sequence ATGTCTACTCCCTTAACATCCGGTGTCCTCGTTACCATGATTGGTGAAGCGGTATTGCAAGATCGACTCATCAACTTACTAACAAAATTAAGGGTATCTGGTTACACAATCATTCCAGCGCAGGGTGCAGGCAGTCATGGGAGACGTATGGGAGATATGGCTGGCTATAACACCAATATTGAAATCAAAACGATCGTTACCCCGGAAATATCCACTCAACTATTTGAAGACCTGAAACCCCTACAATCCAATCATGCTTTAATTGCGTTTCGGCAAACTGTAGATGGTTTGTTTGATTAA